One genomic window of Polyangium aurulentum includes the following:
- a CDS encoding nuclear transport factor 2 family protein: MNPKITEIITTSQDALVALDIDRYLSVFAEDVEIIDAGMPPLQGLAALRTFLGGFTGLVRTMRFLDRKIFPLGRAAAMRFSLEIVGTNAKTVLWEGVDVFELDENDRIRRVTSYYDPGSLAPLMTAG, encoded by the coding sequence ATGAACCCGAAGATCACGGAAATCATCACGACGTCCCAGGACGCGCTCGTCGCGCTGGACATCGACCGCTACCTGTCGGTCTTCGCCGAGGACGTGGAGATCATCGACGCCGGCATGCCTCCGCTGCAGGGGCTCGCCGCGCTGCGCACCTTCCTCGGCGGGTTCACGGGCCTCGTGCGGACGATGCGCTTCCTCGACCGCAAGATCTTTCCGCTCGGCCGGGCCGCCGCCATGCGGTTTTCTTTGGAAATTGTCGGGACGAACGCCAAAACCGTGCTCTGGGAGGGTGTCGACGTCTTCGAGCTGGACGAGAACGACCGCATCCGCCGTGTGACGAGCTACTACGATCCGGGTTCCCTGGCCCCGCTGATGACCGCAGGCTGA
- a CDS encoding pentapeptide repeat-containing protein codes for MGRSGETVRSRRAARGGRRGPEARFLGAVETVCRLHHPEATITRREAPAPIGAFLEVAERDGRHVRIEPVGAFSEPLTREALAAFLAHVDAPYRQENRFMRSTLVHAGPPAPEALERMAEERGARLVTFSDYQNVLDFTGYLERQAERLSGDPLYAPRLYVEPRARVEAGGVASHEESALSALWECLRAPHPRFVLVLGDFGTGKTFLLRELSRRMAAARTPPVPVLVSMRSLVRAGSLDALLAQHLSELGMPRPDVQAFRYMLREGQVALLFDGFDELAARVSYDRADAHFDTIMAAAEGQAKIVVTSRTQHFRTKEQLMTALGVRAHRLPGYRVMTLEPFDRDQIRRSLGKLLGDEAAAEGKLARLEAAQGLAGLSKNPRMLRLAAALPEEGLAEASTAGGSVAAAELYRILLEQWIEHEHTRAHPPGAAPGMSREQRWRAVTEIAKRLWATGEGALDLRELPADVEEAVRALEPRALEPEAIRYQLGAGTLLVRDDEGRFSFMHPSVLEWLVARDAAEALAASGEARPFEWHDATDVMIDFWIALAGREEARAWAERVMHAPGRNQAKRNAVRVLRRLREARPTPSARGDKALDLRGMDLRGEDFTAADLRGAKLEGAELSGVALVGANLSLARLAGARLMGADLARASLAGADLTGADLTGASLVGADMRGARLQGSILRRAKLVGVTALDLAACDSAGAALGASAMAPMWLPDAAPRAVVFSPDGTLVASGHEDGTAWIGDAARGHVLRVLRGHRRATTSLAFSPDGRALATGSEDGDVRLWDIATGQTTAILRGRGLWIMSVAFSPDGRTLASGEQDGAVLLWDVSAGVPRATLRGHSDWVRSVAYDPKGQTIASASDDQTIVLWDASTLELRATLRGHADWVTSVSWSPDGKQLASASRDGAVLVWDARAGTSRPMAREPVCRTYSHVDRTVSVAFCPDGQTIAGGRDDDAVVLWDVRTGAQRAVLKGHAERIVGLAWSPDGRSLASASEDRTVRLWDVRAGAARASIRGHFFRVSHVAVSPDGQRLACACRDRTAQIRDVRTGGLIATLRGHAGGVRSVAWSREGSIVATASDDETVRLWDASSGEPRAVLEGHFARVTSVAFCPRGKILASASEDETLRLWDARSGAPRGVLRIGKSRALHLAWSPDGLRLAAGAANGSLLSWSVRQKRLRTARAVDASPIVGVAFGPDGQAVFAASFGGAVIRWDEDADAGRVIFRLEAAPTTCVAFGADGKTLAAARPDAVIRLIDLETGEERAALRGHSASIVGLAFGRDGETVVSAGADGAVRLWSARSGECLAVYLHLPEGWAAFRPDGRYHCGGAMAGAFWHAVGLCRFEPGELDELVPGLRVRDGEGLVP; via the coding sequence GTGGGTCGGTCCGGAGAAACCGTCAGGTCGAGGCGCGCCGCGCGAGGTGGGCGGCGCGGGCCGGAGGCGAGGTTTCTGGGCGCAGTCGAGACCGTTTGCCGGCTCCACCACCCCGAGGCGACCATCACGCGGCGCGAGGCGCCGGCCCCGATCGGCGCGTTCCTCGAGGTGGCCGAGAGGGACGGGCGGCACGTGCGGATCGAGCCCGTGGGCGCGTTCTCGGAGCCGTTGACGCGCGAGGCGCTCGCCGCGTTCCTGGCGCACGTCGACGCGCCCTACCGCCAGGAAAACCGCTTCATGCGCAGCACGCTCGTCCACGCCGGGCCGCCCGCGCCCGAGGCGCTCGAGCGCATGGCCGAGGAGCGCGGGGCGCGGCTCGTCACGTTCTCGGACTACCAGAACGTCCTCGACTTCACGGGCTACCTCGAGCGGCAGGCGGAGCGGCTCTCGGGCGATCCGCTCTATGCGCCCAGGCTCTACGTCGAGCCGCGCGCGCGGGTCGAGGCCGGCGGGGTCGCGTCGCACGAGGAGAGCGCGCTGTCGGCGCTATGGGAATGCCTCCGGGCGCCGCACCCGCGGTTCGTGCTGGTGCTCGGCGATTTCGGGACGGGAAAGACGTTCCTGCTCCGCGAGCTGTCGCGTCGAATGGCGGCCGCGCGCACGCCCCCCGTGCCCGTGCTCGTGAGCATGCGCTCGCTCGTGCGTGCGGGCTCGCTCGACGCGCTCCTCGCCCAGCACCTGAGCGAGCTCGGAATGCCGCGCCCCGACGTGCAGGCCTTTCGTTACATGCTGCGCGAAGGTCAGGTGGCCCTGCTCTTCGACGGCTTCGACGAGCTCGCCGCGCGCGTGAGCTACGACCGGGCCGACGCCCATTTCGACACGATCATGGCCGCCGCCGAGGGGCAGGCCAAGATCGTGGTGACGAGCCGGACGCAGCATTTTCGCACCAAAGAGCAGCTCATGACCGCGCTCGGCGTGCGCGCGCACCGGCTGCCCGGTTATCGCGTGATGACGCTCGAGCCCTTCGATCGCGACCAGATCCGGCGCTCGCTCGGCAAGCTCCTCGGGGACGAGGCGGCCGCGGAGGGCAAGCTCGCGCGGCTCGAGGCGGCGCAGGGCCTCGCGGGTTTGTCGAAAAATCCACGCATGCTGCGCCTCGCCGCGGCCTTGCCGGAGGAGGGGCTCGCGGAGGCGAGCACGGCGGGGGGCAGCGTGGCGGCGGCGGAGCTCTACCGCATCTTGCTCGAGCAATGGATCGAGCACGAGCACACGCGGGCGCACCCGCCCGGCGCGGCGCCTGGCATGAGCCGGGAGCAGCGGTGGAGGGCGGTCACCGAGATCGCCAAGCGGCTCTGGGCGACGGGGGAGGGGGCGCTCGATCTGCGCGAGCTGCCGGCGGACGTGGAGGAGGCCGTGAGGGCGCTCGAGCCGAGGGCGCTCGAGCCGGAGGCGATCCGTTATCAGCTCGGCGCGGGGACGCTCCTCGTGCGGGACGACGAGGGGCGGTTTTCGTTCATGCACCCGTCGGTGCTCGAATGGCTCGTCGCGCGCGACGCGGCCGAGGCGCTCGCCGCTTCGGGCGAGGCGCGGCCCTTCGAATGGCATGACGCGACCGATGTCATGATCGATTTCTGGATCGCGCTCGCGGGCCGCGAGGAGGCGCGGGCGTGGGCCGAGCGCGTGATGCACGCGCCGGGCCGCAATCAGGCAAAGCGCAATGCGGTGCGGGTCCTGCGCCGCCTGCGCGAGGCGAGGCCGACCCCGAGCGCGCGCGGGGACAAGGCGCTCGACCTGCGGGGCATGGATCTGCGCGGAGAGGATTTCACGGCCGCCGATCTGCGCGGCGCGAAGCTCGAGGGTGCCGAGCTTTCGGGCGTGGCGCTCGTGGGGGCAAACCTCTCGCTGGCGCGGCTCGCGGGGGCGCGGCTCATGGGGGCGGACCTCGCGCGGGCGAGCCTCGCCGGCGCGGATCTGACGGGCGCGGACCTGACGGGCGCGAGCCTTGTGGGCGCGGACATGCGCGGCGCGCGATTGCAGGGCTCGATCTTGCGGCGCGCGAAGCTCGTCGGGGTGACCGCGCTCGATCTCGCGGCGTGCGACAGCGCGGGGGCGGCGCTCGGGGCGTCGGCCATGGCGCCGATGTGGCTGCCCGACGCCGCGCCGCGGGCGGTCGTCTTTTCCCCCGACGGGACGCTCGTCGCCTCGGGGCACGAGGACGGGACGGCCTGGATTGGCGACGCCGCGCGTGGGCACGTGCTGCGCGTGCTCCGCGGCCACCGGCGCGCGACGACGAGCCTCGCATTCTCGCCCGACGGCCGCGCCCTGGCCACGGGGTCCGAGGACGGGGACGTGCGCCTGTGGGATATCGCAACCGGACAAACCACCGCCATCCTGCGGGGTCGGGGGCTCTGGATCATGAGCGTGGCCTTCTCGCCGGATGGCCGCACGCTCGCATCGGGAGAGCAGGACGGCGCGGTCTTGCTTTGGGACGTCTCGGCGGGCGTGCCGCGGGCGACCCTGCGCGGTCATTCGGATTGGGTGCGGAGCGTGGCCTATGATCCGAAAGGACAAACCATCGCCTCGGCCTCCGACGATCAGACGATCGTGCTCTGGGACGCCTCGACGCTCGAGCTGCGCGCGACGCTGCGCGGGCATGCCGACTGGGTGACGAGCGTCTCGTGGAGCCCCGACGGCAAGCAACTGGCGTCGGCTTCCCGGGATGGAGCCGTCCTCGTGTGGGACGCGCGGGCCGGCACGTCCCGACCGATGGCCCGCGAGCCGGTTTGTCGGACTTATTCACACGTCGATCGGACCGTGAGCGTCGCCTTCTGCCCCGACGGACAGACGATTGCTGGCGGGCGCGACGACGATGCCGTGGTGCTGTGGGACGTGCGCACGGGCGCGCAGCGGGCCGTGCTCAAGGGGCATGCGGAGCGGATCGTGGGCCTCGCGTGGAGCCCCGACGGCCGATCGCTCGCCTCGGCCTCGGAGGACAGGACCGTGCGGCTCTGGGACGTGCGCGCGGGCGCGGCGCGGGCGTCGATCCGGGGCCATTTCTTTCGCGTCTCGCACGTGGCGGTCTCTCCGGACGGGCAGCGGCTCGCGTGCGCTTGCCGCGACCGGACCGCGCAGATTCGCGACGTGCGCACGGGCGGGCTGATTGCGACCTTGCGGGGCCACGCCGGCGGGGTGCGGAGCGTCGCGTGGAGCCGGGAGGGATCGATCGTGGCCACGGCCTCCGACGACGAGACCGTGCGATTGTGGGACGCGTCGTCGGGGGAGCCGCGGGCCGTTCTCGAGGGGCATTTCGCGAGGGTCACGAGCGTCGCGTTTTGCCCGCGGGGAAAGATCCTTGCCTCGGCCTCCGAGGACGAGACGCTGCGCCTGTGGGACGCGCGCTCGGGCGCGCCGCGGGGGGTGCTCCGGATTGGCAAGAGCCGAGCCCTCCATCTCGCCTGGAGCCCCGATGGACTGCGCCTCGCCGCCGGCGCCGCGAATGGCTCGCTGCTGTCGTGGAGCGTGCGCCAGAAGAGATTGCGCACCGCGCGCGCGGTGGACGCGAGCCCGATCGTGGGCGTCGCATTCGGCCCCGACGGGCAAGCGGTCTTCGCGGCCTCTTTCGGCGGAGCCGTGATTCGATGGGACGAGGACGCGGACGCGGGGCGGGTGATCTTCCGGCTGGAAGCTGCGCCCACGACGTGCGTTGCATTCGGCGCCGATGGCAAGACGCTCGCCGCGGCTCGCCCGGACGCCGTCATTCGGTTGATCGACCTCGAGACCGGCGAGGAGCGCGCGGCATTGCGGGGGCACTCGGCGTCGATCGTGGGCCTCGCCTTCGGACGCGACGGGGAGACGGTGGTCTCGGCGGGGGCCGATGGCGCGGTGCGGCTATGGAGCGCGCGCTCTGGTGAATGCCTCGCGGTCTATCTGCACCTGCCCGAGGGCTGGGCCGCCTTCCGTCCGGATGGGCGTTACCATTGTGGCGGAGCGATGGCCGGCGCGTTCTGGCATGCTGTGGGGCTTTGCAGGTTCGAGCCGGGCGAGCTCGACGAGCTCGTCCCGGGCTTGCGCGTGCGGGACGGCGAGGGGCTCGTGCCCTGA
- a CDS encoding ABC transporter permease, with protein MSAQTGEAAPSGPASSRLADRARYRVDRLRKEPNPLWMRELKQAARLVRTPILLCVIAIIVTLFMGSIGGLMSVRESPATTGFVLFQVFFSVAYFVVTLIGPAVAANSIASEREGRTWEAVILTGLRPAVITRGKFLAAYTAIGMYIVMLAPVGALPFLFGGVTATETIVAFAFLFLIAGLAVAFGLAISSKMNSVRAAIVVTLLLAATVSLGVYLALGVGLSYVAHEAWPGVPDGPPIWLPTAYARAPFDLRYFIFLLVLPVAIAALPAWFLYEVSIANLTSITDDRSTGLKRWFVVAAPVFALATAIPIAAVDPSDRIAAFFAGGSLHFVFLHLCAYLFVGDPLGPSRRVRMHWDREGAGRITRLLGPGIVRTSGIELLLGIATFGLLAAVGLLTVPTGATPGVRAMQIVVFTLYAAGFFLFTVGLGAYLRTRSSTPILSRVLLLAVHFLVAVGPWVVAAIMGIMWTGGRQALVVATPSPFGVFVALDALERSGEGILVTGAVVSACVWGLLGLLGLVLARRRVTTVIANHEAALAHTDRILAEEDAAAAAAQAAAAQGERAGANEVPVGEGEPQAVS; from the coding sequence ATGAGCGCGCAGACGGGCGAAGCGGCTCCCTCGGGGCCGGCGTCGAGCAGGCTCGCGGACAGGGCGCGCTACCGGGTCGATCGCCTGCGCAAGGAGCCGAACCCGCTCTGGATGCGCGAGCTGAAGCAGGCGGCGCGGCTCGTGCGCACGCCGATCCTGCTGTGCGTGATCGCGATCATCGTGACGCTCTTCATGGGGTCGATCGGCGGCCTCATGTCGGTCCGGGAGAGCCCCGCCACGACGGGCTTCGTCCTGTTCCAGGTCTTCTTCTCCGTGGCCTATTTCGTGGTGACGCTGATCGGGCCCGCGGTCGCGGCGAACAGCATCGCCTCGGAGCGCGAGGGGCGGACCTGGGAGGCGGTGATCCTGACGGGCCTGCGGCCGGCGGTCATCACGCGCGGGAAGTTTCTGGCCGCGTACACGGCCATCGGCATGTACATCGTCATGCTGGCGCCCGTGGGCGCGTTGCCCTTCCTCTTCGGCGGCGTGACGGCCACGGAGACGATCGTCGCGTTCGCGTTCCTGTTCCTCATCGCGGGGCTCGCCGTGGCGTTCGGCCTGGCCATCAGCTCCAAGATGAACAGCGTGCGCGCGGCGATCGTCGTGACCTTGCTGCTCGCGGCGACGGTGTCGCTCGGGGTGTACCTCGCGCTCGGCGTGGGTTTGTCCTACGTGGCGCACGAGGCGTGGCCGGGCGTGCCCGACGGTCCGCCCATCTGGCTGCCCACGGCCTATGCGCGCGCGCCGTTCGACCTGCGCTACTTCATCTTCCTGCTCGTCTTGCCGGTCGCGATCGCGGCCCTGCCGGCGTGGTTCCTCTACGAGGTCTCGATCGCGAACCTGACGAGCATCACCGACGATCGCTCGACGGGGCTCAAGCGGTGGTTCGTGGTGGCCGCGCCCGTCTTCGCGCTCGCGACGGCGATCCCGATCGCCGCGGTGGATCCCTCGGACCGCATCGCGGCGTTCTTCGCGGGCGGGAGCCTGCACTTCGTCTTCTTGCACCTCTGCGCGTACCTCTTCGTCGGCGATCCGCTGGGTCCGTCGCGGCGGGTGCGCATGCACTGGGACAGGGAGGGCGCGGGGAGGATCACGCGTCTGCTCGGCCCGGGGATCGTGCGCACGTCGGGGATCGAGCTTCTGCTGGGCATCGCGACGTTCGGCCTCCTCGCGGCCGTGGGGCTCTTGACGGTCCCCACGGGCGCGACGCCGGGCGTGCGCGCGATGCAGATCGTCGTCTTCACGCTCTACGCGGCAGGGTTTTTCCTGTTCACCGTGGGGCTGGGCGCATACCTGCGAACGCGGTCGAGCACGCCGATCCTGTCGCGCGTGCTGCTGCTCGCCGTGCATTTTCTGGTGGCGGTGGGGCCGTGGGTCGTGGCGGCCATCATGGGCATCATGTGGACGGGCGGGCGGCAGGCGCTCGTCGTGGCCACGCCCTCGCCGTTCGGGGTCTTCGTGGCCCTCGACGCGCTCGAGCGGAGCGGCGAGGGCATCCTGGTGACGGGCGCCGTGGTCTCTGCGTGCGTCTGGGGGCTGCTCGGGCTCTTGGGGCTCGTGCTCGCGCGGCGGCGCGTGACGACGGTGATCGCCAATCACGAGGCGGCCCTCGCGCACACCGATCGAATCCTCGCCGAGGAGGACGCGGCGGCCGCAGCAGCGCAGGCGGCGGCCGCGCAGGGCGAGCGGGCAGGGGCGAATGAAGTGCCGGTCGGCGAGGGCGAGCCGCAGGCGGTGAGCTGA
- a CDS encoding ABC transporter ATP-binding protein has protein sequence MSEALPHPEEARSPAIAVEAHAAVAPAPMMRVRHLWHRFGNRDVLRDVTFDVGAGEIFGFIGPNGAGKTTTIRVMATLLEPMAGRVEIDGIDVTIDPEAVRKMIGYMPDHAGVYDRITVREYLEFFADAFQVPAMSVVDAVLELTDLGKLQDRLVAEMSKGMKQRLQLARILLHDPKVLILDEPASDLDPRARIEIRDLLLELRGLGKTIFLSSHILTELSDVCTSIAILERGRLVVAGPINEIAARLEAMRAAQAYGHAQPPPGYAHPHAPHAAAGHAAQGHPQHPQHPQVAPPQPAVRRVKLRVLGNPEMAAYLLRGGPGIMDVSVVGGVVHVGYTGPETKIAEMINHLVHRNVGIVGVEPERNELERIFLEVTRGEVQ, from the coding sequence GTGAGCGAAGCTCTTCCTCACCCCGAAGAGGCTCGATCGCCCGCCATCGCGGTGGAGGCGCACGCAGCGGTCGCCCCTGCGCCGATGATGCGCGTGCGCCACCTCTGGCACCGCTTCGGCAATCGCGACGTGTTGCGCGACGTGACCTTCGACGTCGGCGCGGGCGAGATCTTCGGCTTCATCGGGCCGAACGGCGCGGGCAAGACGACGACCATCCGCGTGATGGCCACGCTGCTCGAGCCGATGGCCGGGCGCGTCGAGATCGACGGCATCGACGTCACGATCGATCCCGAGGCCGTGCGCAAGATGATCGGCTACATGCCCGATCACGCGGGCGTCTACGACCGCATCACCGTGCGCGAGTACCTCGAGTTCTTCGCCGACGCCTTCCAGGTGCCCGCGATGAGCGTGGTGGACGCCGTCCTCGAGCTGACCGACCTCGGCAAGCTCCAGGACCGTCTGGTCGCCGAGATGTCGAAGGGCATGAAGCAGCGGCTTCAGCTCGCGCGCATCCTCTTGCACGACCCGAAGGTGCTCATCCTCGACGAGCCCGCGAGCGATCTCGATCCGCGCGCGCGCATCGAGATCCGCGATCTGCTCCTCGAGCTGCGCGGGCTCGGCAAGACGATCTTCCTGTCGTCGCACATCCTCACCGAGCTGAGCGACGTGTGCACCTCGATCGCGATCCTCGAGCGAGGGCGGCTCGTCGTCGCGGGCCCCATCAACGAGATCGCGGCGCGCCTCGAGGCGATGCGCGCGGCGCAGGCGTACGGCCACGCGCAGCCGCCCCCCGGATACGCCCACCCGCACGCGCCTCACGCGGCCGCAGGGCACGCAGCCCAGGGCCATCCGCAGCACCCGCAGCATCCGCAGGTCGCGCCGCCGCAGCCGGCGGTTCGTCGTGTCAAGCTGCGCGTCCTCGGCAACCCGGAGATGGCCGCGTATCTGCTTCGCGGCGGGCCCGGGATCATGGACGTGAGCGTCGTCGGGGGCGTGGTGCACGTGGGATACACGGGCCCGGAGACCAAGATTGCCGAGATGATCAACCACCTCGTCCACCGCAACGTGGGCATCGTGGGCGTGGAGCCGGAGCGCAACGAGCTCGAGCGAATCTTCCTCGAGGTCACGCGCGGGGAGGTCCAATGA
- a CDS encoding AAA family ATPase, translating to MSSDFEKRLERAREASARLKEAIGEVIVGQGDVVEQTLWGLVAGGHVLLEGAPGLGKTLLVRTIAGCLDLRFSRIQFTPDLMPSDVTGTNILVTAESGARHFALHKGPIFGQVVLADEINRATPKTQSSLLEAMQEHACTIAGTRHAMEEPFFVLATENPIEMEGTYPLPEAQLDRFLLKVMVPSPTEDEMTEILARTTGGAKPPPPRVLGRDEVLELRAACRDVAIAEPVMRYASRLVRASDPGTQGAPDIVKRAIRYGAGVRGAQSLVLAAKAVSLLEGRAHVSFGDVQKVAKPVLRHRLIRSFEGEADGITTDQVVAALIEAVPSRPENVEQAIRR from the coding sequence ATGAGCAGCGATTTCGAGAAGAGGCTCGAGCGAGCCCGCGAGGCGAGCGCTCGCCTCAAAGAGGCGATCGGCGAGGTGATCGTGGGCCAGGGCGACGTCGTCGAGCAGACGCTCTGGGGCCTCGTGGCTGGCGGCCACGTGCTGCTCGAAGGCGCGCCGGGGCTCGGAAAGACGCTGCTCGTGCGCACCATCGCCGGCTGCCTCGACCTGCGGTTCTCGCGCATCCAGTTCACCCCCGACCTCATGCCGAGCGACGTCACCGGGACCAACATCCTGGTCACGGCGGAGAGCGGCGCGCGGCACTTCGCGCTGCACAAGGGGCCGATCTTCGGGCAGGTCGTGCTCGCGGACGAGATCAACCGCGCCACGCCGAAGACGCAGAGCTCGCTGCTCGAGGCGATGCAGGAGCACGCGTGCACCATCGCCGGCACGCGCCACGCGATGGAAGAGCCGTTCTTCGTGCTCGCCACCGAGAACCCGATCGAGATGGAAGGCACCTACCCGCTGCCCGAGGCGCAGCTCGATCGTTTTCTGCTCAAAGTAATGGTCCCGAGCCCGACCGAGGACGAGATGACCGAGATCCTCGCGCGCACGACGGGCGGGGCCAAGCCGCCGCCGCCGCGCGTGCTCGGGCGTGACGAGGTGCTCGAGCTGCGCGCCGCTTGCCGCGACGTGGCCATCGCAGAGCCCGTGATGCGCTACGCCTCGCGCCTCGTGCGCGCGAGCGACCCGGGGACGCAAGGCGCGCCGGACATCGTCAAGCGCGCGATCCGTTACGGGGCTGGCGTGCGCGGGGCGCAGTCGCTCGTGCTCGCCGCCAAGGCCGTGAGCCTGCTCGAGGGGCGCGCGCACGTGTCGTTCGGCGACGTGCAGAAGGTCGCGAAGCCCGTCCTGCGCCACCGGCTCATCCGCTCGTTCGAGGGCGAGGCCGATGGGATCACGACCGATCAGGTGGTCGCGGCGCTCATCGAGGCGGTTCCCTCGAGGCCGGAGAACGTCGAGCAGGCGATCCGGCGATGA
- a CDS encoding bifunctional nucleoside/nucleotide kinase/histidine phosphatase family protein translates to MPHERDRATNVLAMVGLPARGKTYIARRLARYLNWLGHSTRVFNVGSYRRRQLGASQPADFFSPANATGRAVLNELAMNALDDMIDWLQDGGEVGIFDATNSTKERRKVVEERTRKAGVPLVFIESLCNDASVVEANVRETKLSSPDYTDMDPEAATRDFLQRIAHYESMYETLDDPGQSYIKIIDVGRQVTLNRIHGYLPARLAPLLIDMHVSPRPIWLTRHGQSMYNVHGRIGGDPELSPAGEEYARNLAQFVRQHASRDAEVGVWTSTMTRTIQTATHLTRSPRAWRALDEIDAGVCDGMTYDQMRIELPDVWSARQADKFRYRYPRGESYEDVIQRLDPVIIQLERQRSPILVIAHQAVLRAIYAYLMALPPSDCPSLSIPLHTVIQLTPTAYGCEEKRFALPPNVEDQGAGG, encoded by the coding sequence GTGCCGCACGAGCGAGACAGAGCAACGAACGTCCTGGCCATGGTCGGCTTGCCCGCGCGCGGCAAGACGTACATCGCGCGCAGGTTGGCCCGGTATCTGAACTGGCTTGGCCACTCGACACGGGTGTTCAACGTCGGCAGCTACCGGCGAAGACAGCTCGGGGCGAGCCAGCCGGCAGATTTCTTCTCGCCGGCGAACGCCACGGGCCGCGCGGTGCTCAACGAGCTGGCGATGAACGCGCTCGACGACATGATCGACTGGCTGCAAGACGGCGGCGAGGTCGGGATCTTCGACGCGACGAACAGCACGAAGGAGCGCCGCAAGGTCGTCGAGGAGCGCACGCGCAAGGCGGGCGTGCCGCTCGTGTTCATCGAGTCGCTCTGCAACGACGCGTCGGTGGTGGAGGCGAACGTCCGCGAGACCAAGCTCAGCTCGCCCGACTACACCGACATGGACCCGGAAGCGGCCACGCGCGATTTCTTGCAGCGCATCGCCCATTACGAGAGCATGTACGAGACGCTCGACGATCCGGGTCAGAGCTACATCAAGATCATCGACGTCGGCCGGCAGGTGACGCTGAACCGTATCCACGGCTATCTGCCCGCGCGCCTCGCGCCGCTGCTCATCGACATGCACGTCTCGCCGAGGCCCATCTGGCTGACGCGGCACGGGCAGAGCATGTACAACGTGCACGGCCGCATCGGCGGCGATCCCGAGCTCTCGCCGGCCGGCGAGGAATACGCGCGAAACCTCGCGCAGTTCGTCCGGCAGCACGCCTCGCGCGACGCGGAGGTCGGCGTCTGGACGAGCACGATGACGCGAACGATCCAGACCGCCACGCACCTCACCCGCTCGCCGCGGGCCTGGCGCGCGCTCGACGAGATCGACGCGGGCGTGTGCGACGGGATGACCTACGACCAGATGCGGATCGAGCTGCCGGACGTGTGGTCGGCGCGGCAGGCCGACAAGTTCCGCTATCGCTACCCGCGCGGCGAGTCGTACGAGGACGTCATCCAGCGGCTCGACCCGGTGATCATCCAGCTCGAGCGGCAGCGCTCGCCCATCCTGGTGATCGCGCACCAGGCCGTCCTGCGCGCGATCTACGCCTACCTCATGGCCCTGCCCCCGAGCGATTGCCCGTCGCTCAGCATCCCGCTGCACACGGTGATTCAATTGACGCCGACGGCGTACGGCTGCGAGGAGAAGCGGTTCGCGCTGCCGCCGAACGTCGAGGATCAAGGGGCGGGCGGCTGA
- a CDS encoding UbiA family prenyltransferase, giving the protein MLRAPQWLHFAALPLAGLDRAAIGSIEGLGRGALASAAASLALGYAYGVNALADRASDRSVEKNPLAGVERVPTVAHAVVAGAAAAAFAASLPLGARASLLTLASLAAGTAYSVGPRMKALPVLGLAFNTAIFTPLLGLALPSGAPPPAYAALFATFVGQLVQSQLLHEIADAAEDEAAEALTTARLLGPRWARACIAGTALVSAAAALALAPRPVVGLCAAAGLACSAAAALSKLDPAEARRIHKHVAAAGGALLFAVGLFS; this is encoded by the coding sequence GTGCTGCGCGCCCCACAGTGGCTGCACTTCGCGGCCCTGCCCCTGGCTGGCCTCGACCGCGCGGCAATCGGCTCGATCGAAGGCCTCGGTCGCGGCGCGCTCGCCTCGGCCGCAGCGTCGCTCGCCCTGGGTTACGCCTATGGCGTCAACGCGCTCGCCGATCGCGCGAGCGACAGGTCCGTCGAGAAGAACCCGCTCGCAGGCGTCGAGCGCGTACCCACGGTCGCGCACGCGGTCGTCGCGGGAGCGGCCGCCGCTGCCTTCGCCGCGAGCTTGCCGCTCGGCGCGCGCGCGTCGCTGCTGACGCTCGCCTCGCTCGCAGCCGGAACGGCCTACAGCGTCGGGCCGCGCATGAAGGCGCTCCCCGTGCTCGGGCTCGCGTTCAACACGGCCATCTTCACGCCCCTGCTCGGCCTCGCGCTGCCCTCGGGCGCGCCGCCTCCCGCGTACGCGGCCCTGTTTGCGACGTTCGTGGGTCAGCTCGTGCAGAGCCAGCTCCTTCACGAGATCGCCGACGCCGCCGAGGACGAGGCCGCCGAGGCGCTCACCACCGCGCGGCTGCTCGGGCCGCGCTGGGCGCGTGCGTGCATCGCGGGAACGGCGCTCGTGTCCGCCGCGGCCGCGCTCGCGCTCGCGCCGCGTCCGGTCGTCGGTCTTTGCGCCGCGGCGGGGCTCGCTTGTAGCGCGGCCGCGGCCCTCTCCAAGCTCGATCCGGCCGAGGCGCGGCGCATCCACAAGCACGTCGCCGCGGCCGGCGGGGCGCTGCTCTTCGCGGTCGGACTCTTTTCATGA
- a CDS encoding helix-turn-helix domain-containing protein: MPRRTTPEPFALQVGARIRELRNERGMSLADLADASELSKGHLSSVEHGLAAITIQTIERLARGFDIPPLYLLTFSAEDERAHTTELLRLLPMTEVRKLRRKLQADLGIRKR; the protein is encoded by the coding sequence ATGCCTCGACGAACCACGCCCGAGCCTTTCGCACTTCAGGTTGGCGCCCGCATCCGCGAGCTGCGGAACGAGCGCGGCATGTCCCTCGCCGATCTCGCCGACGCGAGCGAGCTTTCGAAGGGTCACCTCTCCAGCGTCGAGCACGGCCTCGCCGCGATCACCATCCAGACCATCGAGCGGCTCGCACGGGGCTTCGACATCCCGCCGCTCTACCTGCTCACGTTCTCCGCCGAGGACGAGCGCGCGCACACGACCGAGCTTCTGCGCCTGCTGCCGATGACCGAGGTGCGCAAGCTCAGGCGCAAGCTGCAAGCCGATCTCGGCATCCGCAAGCGCTGA